In a single window of the Bacillus mycoides genome:
- a CDS encoding peptide ABC transporter substrate-binding protein encodes MKKKVVPVVASILGASLLLTACGGNKDNAGGAKANDKAPDKQAINLSFASEIPTMDVAKATDGESMNVMRNVFEGLYAIGEDNKPIPGVAESVDISPDKTKYTFHLRDSKWSNGTPVTAKDFIFAWQRAVNPETAAEYAFLFFDIKNAKQINQKEVAIDQLGVKALDDKTLEVQLDRPVPYFLSLTTFATFLPINEEYLKSQGDKYGLETNHLIYNGAFTLDNWKHEQSFQLKKNPNYWDAKTVKLEEINFNVVKDKSTEVNLYDSGQIDRVALTAEFVDKYKNDSNFKERAEVGIQFLRLNQKNAVLKNQHARLAINEAMNKKAYVETILNNGAIPAEGMVPAKFAKSPDGNDFRKENGNLVKDDVKSAKENWKKAKQELGTDKVTIELLTSDNALAKKTGEYLKGELEKNLDGLTVNLKPQPRKQQLKLLLSGDYEIGIDGWGPDFADPITFLDLFTTDSAYNFDKYSNKEYDELIRKVKTDLAGDEKGRWEAMKQAEKILLQDGAVAPLYQQGRSYLQRSFIKGLVTTDFGGEFNYKWTEVAK; translated from the coding sequence ATGAAGAAAAAAGTTGTACCTGTTGTTGCATCTATTTTAGGGGCAAGTCTACTACTAACTGCTTGCGGGGGAAATAAAGATAATGCAGGCGGAGCAAAAGCGAACGATAAAGCACCTGATAAACAAGCGATTAACTTATCATTTGCTTCAGAAATTCCAACAATGGATGTTGCAAAAGCGACGGATGGGGAATCCATGAATGTAATGAGAAATGTTTTTGAAGGTTTATATGCTATAGGAGAAGATAATAAACCGATCCCTGGTGTTGCTGAATCGGTTGACATTAGTCCGGATAAAACAAAGTATACTTTCCATCTTCGTGATTCAAAATGGTCAAACGGTACTCCTGTTACAGCAAAAGATTTTATTTTCGCTTGGCAACGTGCCGTTAACCCTGAAACAGCTGCTGAATATGCATTCTTATTCTTTGATATAAAAAATGCGAAACAAATAAACCAAAAAGAAGTAGCAATCGATCAATTAGGCGTTAAAGCTCTTGACGATAAAACTTTAGAAGTACAACTGGACCGCCCTGTTCCCTACTTCTTAAGCTTAACGACATTTGCAACATTCTTACCAATCAATGAAGAGTATTTAAAATCTCAAGGCGATAAATACGGTTTAGAAACAAATCATTTAATTTACAATGGTGCTTTCACATTAGATAACTGGAAACATGAACAAAGCTTCCAATTGAAGAAGAACCCTAACTATTGGGATGCTAAAACTGTAAAACTAGAAGAAATCAACTTCAATGTCGTTAAAGATAAATCTACAGAAGTTAACTTATATGATTCAGGACAAATTGATCGTGTTGCTTTAACTGCGGAATTTGTTGATAAGTATAAGAACGATTCCAACTTCAAGGAACGCGCTGAAGTCGGTATCCAATTCTTACGACTAAATCAGAAAAATGCAGTATTAAAAAATCAACATGCACGCCTCGCTATTAACGAAGCAATGAATAAAAAAGCGTACGTAGAAACAATTTTAAATAACGGTGCAATCCCAGCAGAAGGAATGGTTCCTGCGAAATTCGCAAAAAGTCCAGACGGTAATGACTTCCGTAAAGAGAATGGAAATCTAGTCAAAGATGATGTGAAATCTGCAAAAGAAAACTGGAAAAAAGCGAAACAAGAGCTTGGTACTGACAAAGTAACAATTGAACTATTAACAAGTGATAATGCTTTAGCTAAGAAAACTGGTGAATATTTAAAAGGTGAATTAGAAAAGAATCTAGATGGATTAACAGTGAATTTAAAACCTCAACCACGTAAACAACAGTTAAAACTACTATTAAGTGGTGATTACGAAATTGGAATCGATGGCTGGGGCCCTGACTTCGCGGATCCTATTACATTCTTAGATCTATTCACAACAGATAGTGCTTATAACTTCGATAAATACTCTAACAAAGAGTACGACGAGCTTATTCGTAAAGTAAAAACTGATTTAGCTGGTGATGAAAAAGGTCGCTGGGAAGCAATGAAGCAAGCTGAAAAAATCTTATTACAAGATGGTGCTGTCGCTCCTTTATACCAACAAGGTCGCTCTTACTTACAACGCTCTTTCATTAAAGGACTTGTAACAACTGACTTCGGCGGTGAATTTAACTACAAGTGGACAGAAGTTGCAAAATAA